The Carassius auratus strain Wakin unplaced genomic scaffold, ASM336829v1 scaf_tig00050518, whole genome shotgun sequence DNA segment aataagtaaataattatatggagaaaataaataattaaacaataaattaatatatatgagagtgaattaataaatatttcttaaattatttaaaataaattgtttacattttttgctcAAATTTTAATACATGTATAAGATGTAAAAACatcactaaaatattatttttaatgatctaGGCTATTTCACTTTAGTACTTatatcacaatttattttaattgtattgaaaataatttatgtGCATGTTAGCATATTCTGAAATCATTTTTTGATGTGTTAATTTAAGTatacttattttataattatattttattttgtatgctttattttatttgtatataattatacattttcattcatattctgaatttatgtttatttgatattttcattttaattttaattaaagttttaataagaagtaaccaaaaatatttttgaatgatttaagattgtaatggtttattttttttaactattgcaGTATTCTGTGTTGTCTTTCAAAAGCGGTCTTTAAACTTTCAGGTGTAATgttgaaaacaacaacacatttggaaatatttttgagCAGTTAGGAAATGTATAACATAACTTTTTCAaaagtcagaaagagctttattgccaaatatgcttgcacatacaaggaattttttTACTGTCTCAATGATGCCTTTAAAGATTCGACTCGTTCGAACGAGTCAATTTGTTCAAATGAATCGCGCTTCTTAAGGCTGGCTTCCGCTCATTTCACGCCCACAAGCAGGTCAACAGATCGCTGCCAGCACGAAACGCTCTGATTGGACAGAACGAACAACTCGTAATGTGAACGGCCAATCATAAGCGAGTGCGCTGAGCATCCTGGGACTTGTAGTTCGGCTGCGTTTTATCCTTTTCACGTTCTCATTCCGAGTTAATTGTTTATTGTTTGACTAGCTGTTAGCAATTATGCAAAAACACCACACCAGCTAAGTAAAACACTATTTGAAGACTAATGAAATTCCccattatgataaataaatacatgaatacaaattaaacagttttttttgacAATGAATAAAAGAATGCAGGTTATGCATGCATCAACATAATAAATAGTCAAGCAAATGCTTGTGTCATAATTTCACAATAGATTCATTTGTTTAAGTGGTCTTGTCATGCACAACCTGTTATACAACCCAACAATACAAACCTCTGTTTTAAACACCCATGTGTCTATTTCTAAGAAGGTGAAACCCGTGAACAGCACAAAGATCCATTCAGAGCCTCATTTACCTGCGACATTGTAGGAATGTGTATCTTCACGCTCATGATCCAGGCTACAGTTAGCAGTTAGCAAGCTATGTGtagacaaaaacacattacataattaaaaataatttaacctTACACATGCAAACATCAACACtttgtattattctttattttaatcggttggtttcattattattaaatcgTGACGCGGGCAGCGCACGCGGCGTGACGTCACGGCCGGCTCAGTATTTAATTGTGCGCTTCGGGGTTAATTAGTGCGCGCGGGTCAGATGTGCGACACAACATGCCTCCACTGGAGAAAACACAGCATCCCAAACCGTTCAAACTGAGGAAGAGTTTAGgtatgtgtttttatatcacacTCTCGACTCTCTGATGACATGCTGTGAaatcaaaaaaaattatctttgcttttatttttgtgatattgaTCACCGATCAGCTACGAGGAAACAAGAGGTGCAGGGAATCCGAACTAAGTTTCCGACTAAGATCCCGGTAAGAGTCTCCCGGTTCTGATCTCGGTTCCTCTCTCAGCGGCTGTGggggttaatgtgtgtgtgtgtgtgtgtgtgtgtgtgtgtgtgtgtgtgtgtgtgtgtgtgtgtgtgtttcaggtgatcATCGAGAGATATCAGAAGGAGAAGTTCTTACCTCCGCTGGATAAGACCAAGTTCCTCGTGCCTCAGGAGCTCACCATGAGTCAGTTCGTGACCATCATCAGGTCTGTCATCAAACCTGGGCCAACTGGGTGTTGAAAtaagtttaataacttttattgcTCCCCAAACaagcctttattttatttaagggttgtttttatttttttttagtaatttgacATTCTATGAGTGTTAAACTGAAATGCATGCATTATtttgtgttagtgtgtgtatATGTCCTTCATCGTAGTCTGATTCAtaaactaaatacaaaaaaaaaggaaatttggttatgttttgtgtgtatgtttcataaaattattaaatgcaattgTTTTTATGGATATGAAAAATCAAATTTTATATGTTCATATATATTCGTTTTTGCATTCATAAGGATTAAGTAGTATATTTAGTTATtagaatttaatactttttttaaaattgtattaaggATCTATGATTGTGACTCTTAATGTGTGTCGTTCTTCACatccataaaaaatatatatatgaattcagTTATAactaatttttattgtattaataatctATGAATGCTAAATTATATAACATTAGTTTGTAGATCTTAATACATGTTCCTTTTCATGGAATGCCAAAATGTATTGcgtacaatattattattattattttatttttttttttcataaaataacacAACTTGCATTATgaatgtggaattttttttttttcacattcatgGAGTCATAAAATTAGtgcatttaattataaatgtaactttttttttttcataaaataacaaaatataacttattattctgtgtgtgcgtgtattaaaaaaaaaaaaaaaaaaaaaaaaatatatatatatatatatatatatatatatatataaatattatttttcacattcatAGAATGTCATATGAGTGCATATAAGTTATGGATGTGAAATTATACATGCATGCAGAATTCTCAGATGATGGAGCGTATAATCCTGGTTGTGTGTACTTCATGCATGTCTGGCACCGCACTAGTGTTTGTAGGGGGCTCATGGGAACAGCCGAGGCGTCAGCTGATCGTCACCCGGCTGGATTAAACTCTTTCTCACGCTGTGTCTGATCTGGTTTCTCAGGAATCGAATGACCCTGATGCCCAGTCAAGCTTTCTACCTGCTGATCAATAACTCCGGCATCGCCAGCATGTCTCTGACCATGGCTCAGCTCTATAAGGACCATAAAGATGAGGACGGCTTCCTCTACATGACGTACGCGTCACAGGAGATGTTTGGACACCGTTATAATGATGAGAACCGGTGACGTGTGTCCAGATGCTGTCGGGGGGGTCTGGCAGGTCCAAGAGGTCTCATTCACTTCATCGAActgtgatttaaatatttaagtctTTGTATATTGTTAGCTTTTTAGATATACTATACTTTTCTAATGTATGTTTTAACTTgagtaataaaatgtttaattgctgCATCGGTCACGAGGGAGACGTCTGTTCATTCATGTGCTGCAGAAGCTTTTCCTAAATCTGGCTGTCAATCAATCATTGATTAATCATGTGGTGATGGAAAATAAAGGAGATTGTTTGCTTGATGCTGCACACcgttgcatttgtgttttttggTAGGTGTAAATCTGACTGCTTAAAGCTTGGAAGTCTACTTCTGTGATTAACCCACTATTTTAATGACACTTTGACCTGTTTCTTAATACTTCGGTTACAAAAATAATCAATGCATAACAGCATCTGTGTGGGCTAAACTGCATCGTTcatcattgctttggcacaaaatgcattcacTGATTACATGAGACACAAGAACCtccagacgcttttatccaaagcaatcaaaaccaacaaaggTGCAATTAAATACGGTAGCAAGggctttttgttttaatatgaaaatgtaaaaagtgtaAGAACCCTGCATGTTGTGGCATACTGAAGAAGAGTTTAAAGCTGAAGTGTTTTGGTTGTTTCAGCAGTTGTTAAAGCATCGTCCTGCAGGTGGCGCTCTTGTGCTGCGAACGGCTCCTGTGTTCAGAGACCAACTCTCTTTCTCCTGTGGCCATATTTAAAGATTTAGAAGCGAATTCACTTCGTAGGAGCAGAAAGGGTTCATTTAATTGGGGTGTCTCTGGTAATGAGGAGTATTTAGCTGCGGATGCTGGAGGATGTAGATCAGGGATGCTCTGATCGCAGAAGAACATCTCTCTCTGAACAGTGTTTACTCTACAgccaatgcttttctttttaaaagcaccattttgatattttgttgaTGTTCGTTGACTGAATCTAGTAAATGTGAAGGTCTTGAACAgactctttctgtgtgtgtgtgttgtttatctGGTTAATGAATCGTGCTAATTAACAGCAGCTCTGAGATTCAGATTGAAGTTAATGAAGCCCGTCGTTCTTCTGGATCTGAAACAGAAGAATGAACTTCACTGAGACGTCCTCGAGGGAATCAAAACAAAATCAGctcagaatgtttttttaaagggtgTAGGTTTGATTTTAATATTGGTGGGGACATAACGGCCGACAACagatatttgataaaaattattgtTGGGGACAATTTAATAGTATCTGATGTTGGAAGGAGCATGTTATAGCATCTCTGTTCTACAGCCTTGAAATAACAATGTCTGACAAGAATATTGGaaggatttaaattaatttaggcatacgcttttatccaaatctaATGAAATCTGTCACTAAATAAACAAGAATCTGGCTCTTAACCTCTcttttctttattaaaagttattcTAGACAAACATGATCGAACAATGATGGAAGTCACACGTTTGAATCAATCGAAGTTGCAAATAaagcaaatattattttagaaaatgcaATTTAAGTGAAAGTGGCATCTTTCATTCACTTTTACTTGCCATTTCCTTGAAATGATTTCTGTAATTTACTACTCAAATTGATTTTTCCCCCAAGCAGTTTTGAAAGTGCCCtttttcatgaatatttaatcgtaaacaacacaaacagcatctcggtgacctctgacctcggTCACACACTGGCTCGTGCTCAAATCAGAGGACAGCAGGACACATTAATAATTCACCCGTACTCTTCAGGAAACAGTGACATCAgcgctcccagcatgcatcagcGAGCGGGTCAGGTGACCTCAGATATATTCTTCTAACATGAATCTCATTGGCAGCAGATGAATGAATGTTTTACAACGCTCCCTGGAGGTGTGTAGGAAGAACACATGATTCTTTAATGTGATGAGCTCCATCAGCTCCTGCTTTCAGTGCTTCCTGTCGTCTGGGATGTGTTGTGAGGGGTTTCGCTTCACAATTAGCACACAACATCATTAAGAACAAAACAGTCATCATCAAGTGTGTGGTTCTTTTGAAGCCTCTCTCTCGGTTTATTTTACTCTTCAAAATGAgtgaattttaatgttttatggcaAACTGAGATAAAAACGGTTCACTTTCGATCTTTCAATTTAAGGATTGCTACTTTGTTTCATTCTACTCTGTGCAATCACAATAAAGGAATATAAATCTAAGTTATGTGCATCACTGTTTATGGTGTATTATataacgagtgtgtgtgtgtgtgtgtgtgggggggggttgtGGTCAGGTCTAAACTAAAAACTAGATTTTCCCattttcacataaaataaatttttttaaataaaatttaatattttcataaattctgtttatatataataatatatatgattttatacaTTACGAATAATGAAACAATGTATAATGTGGtgttgttggcgcagtggataagacacatggctttggtgtgggagacccgggttcgaatccactgttagacaccaatgtgtccctgagcaagacacttaacctctagttgctccagaggcgtgtgacctctgacatatatagcaattgtaagtcgctttggataaaagcgtcagctaaattaataaatgtaaatgtaatgcaatATAATAGGCtgtaagttattttatatatgattCAAATTTGATATAAGGATAGGACATGATGTGTGGCCATTTgtgcagtgagtagtgaacaaactcacaaagacacacacacattcactctcactttctctctctccctctctgtctctctaaccactctctgtctctctctctctctctcacacacacacacacacacaccactctctttctctctctctctctctctcacacacacacactctctttctctctctctctctctctctctctctgacacacacacacacacactctctctttctctctcctctctctctcacacacacacactctctttctctctctctctctctctctgacacacacacacacacactctctttctctctctctctctctctctgacacacacacactctctttctctctctctctctctctctgacacacacacacacacacacacacacattcactctcactttctctctctccctctctgtctctctaccactctctgtctctctctctctctcacacacacacacacacactctctttctctctctctctctctctctcacacacacacactctctttctctctctctctctctctctctctgacacacacacacacacactctctctttctctctctctctctctctcacacacacacactctctttctctctctctctctctctctgacacacacacacacacactctctttctctctctctctctctctctgacacacacacactctctttctctctctctctctctctctctctctgacacacacacacacacactctctctttctctctctctctctctctctgacacacacacactctctttctctctctctctctctctctgacacacacacacacacactctctttct contains these protein-coding regions:
- the LOC113089623 gene encoding microtubule-associated proteins 1A/1B light chain 3C-like isoform X2, which translates into the protein MPPLEKTQHPKPFKLRKSLATRKQEVQGIRTKFPTKIPVIIERYQKEKFLPPLDKTKFLVPQELTMSQFVTIIRNRMTLMPSQAFYLLINNSGIASMSLTMAQLYKDHKDEDGFLYMTYASQEMFGHRYNDENR
- the LOC113089623 gene encoding microtubule-associated proteins 1A/1B light chain 3C-like isoform X1: MPPLEKTQHPKPFKLRKSLDHRSATRKQEVQGIRTKFPTKIPVIIERYQKEKFLPPLDKTKFLVPQELTMSQFVTIIRNRMTLMPSQAFYLLINNSGIASMSLTMAQLYKDHKDEDGFLYMTYASQEMFGHRYNDENR